From the genome of Paracoccus seriniphilus, one region includes:
- the metF gene encoding methylenetetrahydrofolate reductase [NAD(P)H], whose amino-acid sequence MSRATPKISFEFFPPKTLDASFRLWDTVRALAPLSPDFVSVTYGAGGTTRQLTHEAVTTINRHYGLNVAAHLTCVEATREETLKIVQDYADAGIREIVALRGDAPKGQDHFIPHPEGFAHSVELIEAIAARGDMTIRVGAYPEPHPDSNGTDADVTWLKRKIDAGASSAITQFFFEAETFFRFRDRCAAAGIDAPIIPGILPIQGWAGARRFAQSCGTSIPQWAEEAFEAAIRDGGDREKLLATAICAELCDKLLDGGVDRLHFYTLNRPEMTRDVCAALGLHPARELEAVA is encoded by the coding sequence ATGTCCCGTGCCACGCCGAAAATCAGCTTCGAGTTCTTCCCCCCGAAGACGCTGGATGCCTCGTTCCGGCTGTGGGACACGGTGCGGGCGCTGGCGCCTCTGTCCCCGGATTTCGTCTCGGTGACCTATGGCGCGGGCGGCACCACCCGGCAGCTGACCCATGAGGCCGTGACGACGATCAACCGCCATTACGGCCTGAATGTCGCCGCGCATCTGACCTGCGTCGAGGCCACGCGCGAAGAAACACTGAAGATCGTTCAGGATTACGCCGATGCCGGGATTCGCGAAATCGTCGCCCTGCGCGGCGATGCCCCCAAGGGTCAGGATCACTTCATCCCGCACCCCGAGGGCTTTGCCCATTCCGTCGAATTGATCGAGGCGATTGCCGCACGGGGCGACATGACCATCCGTGTCGGCGCCTATCCCGAGCCCCATCCCGACAGCAACGGGACTGATGCCGATGTGACCTGGCTCAAGCGCAAGATCGACGCCGGGGCCAGCAGCGCAATCACGCAGTTCTTCTTCGAGGCTGAAACTTTTTTCCGTTTCCGCGACAGATGCGCCGCGGCGGGCATCGACGCGCCGATCATTCCCGGCATCCTGCCGATCCAGGGTTGGGCGGGCGCCAGACGATTCGCCCAAAGCTGCGGCACCTCGATCCCGCAATGGGCGGAAGAGGCATTCGAGGCTGCGATCCGCGACGGCGGCGACCGCGAAAAGCTGCTGGCGACCGCGATCTGCGCCGAGCTTTGCGACAAATTGCTGGATGGCGGTGTTGACCGGCTGCATTTCTACACGCTGAACCGGCCCGAGATGACCCGCGACGTTTGTGCCGCTTTGGGTCTTCACCCCGCCCGCGAACTGGAAGCCGTCGCCTGA
- a CDS encoding lytic transglycosylase domain-containing protein — protein sequence MRLLRDMFTLGLLATLHLATPAAAEDRGAMALALSAADVHDWKTARDAARRSGPMAETLVGWQALRAGFGKIEDYLGFVRAHPDWPGLALLRQKGDQKLRPDLPAADIREWFGSRLPERMQAETAYLTTLSAEQAVAERARFWLSTPLTATEESAFLADHAAELTPLLTARAVAMLDQREWQQAERLLPQLPETERPLIAARIALQARRTGVDDLILALSEDERADPGLTMDRFSWRVRARQHDGARELMLQASTSAEALRVPEIWAQMRVDYARLAMRQGDWALAEQLAAAHFLPEDNRHYSDLEWLAGFAALKQAAPDRALAHFEHLETVVGSAISTARALYWQGRALEAQGNLKAAEQAWRRAAAHPGVYYGQLAMEKLRGVMPPEFAITGRGETTLPDWRGSTLSENSVFEAGLWLLATGRLNDAQRFFLHLSETAAPEDIARMARLMIEAGAPWHGLRLSKRAADQGVIYPAAHFPLTGLEKADLGLPPELVLSIARQESEFNHTVSSHVGAQGLMQLMPGTAKQMARKLGEPYQPERLTTDPAYNARLGSAYLAGLRDRFGTSTALTASGYNAGPGRPARWLKDFGDLRRDFDPVDWVELIPFDETRNYVMRVTEAMPIYRARIQGKPAPIVPTWDLTGGGLMPPPPLRLTLALSSRPPVKPLIGPQLPEGWVRPISPVPATE from the coding sequence ATGCGACTTCTGCGCGACATGTTCACCCTTGGCCTTCTGGCCACATTGCACCTTGCCACGCCCGCCGCGGCCGAGGACAGGGGTGCGATGGCACTGGCGCTGTCAGCGGCGGATGTTCATGACTGGAAAACCGCGCGCGATGCCGCGCGGCGGTCCGGCCCGATGGCAGAAACCCTGGTCGGATGGCAGGCGCTGCGGGCGGGTTTCGGAAAAATCGAGGATTATCTGGGCTTTGTTCGTGCCCATCCCGATTGGCCGGGACTGGCGCTGCTGCGTCAGAAAGGCGATCAGAAACTGCGCCCCGATCTGCCCGCCGCGGATATACGCGAATGGTTCGGCAGCCGACTGCCCGAACGGATGCAGGCGGAAACTGCCTATCTGACAACGCTGAGCGCGGAACAGGCCGTGGCCGAGCGCGCGCGATTCTGGCTGAGCACGCCTCTGACCGCGACCGAGGAAAGCGCCTTTCTGGCAGATCATGCGGCCGAGCTGACGCCTCTGCTGACAGCGCGCGCCGTGGCAATGCTGGATCAGCGTGAATGGCAACAGGCCGAGCGCCTGCTTCCCCAACTGCCGGAAACGGAGCGCCCGCTGATTGCGGCGCGAATCGCCCTGCAGGCCCGGCGTACAGGTGTCGACGATCTTATTCTGGCCCTGTCCGAGGATGAACGCGCCGATCCCGGCCTGACCATGGACCGCTTCAGCTGGCGCGTACGGGCCAGGCAACATGATGGCGCGCGCGAACTGATGCTGCAGGCCTCGACCAGTGCCGAGGCCTTGCGCGTGCCGGAAATCTGGGCGCAGATGCGTGTCGATTACGCCCGGCTTGCCATGCGCCAGGGCGACTGGGCGCTGGCCGAACAGCTGGCCGCCGCGCATTTCCTGCCCGAAGACAACCGGCATTATTCCGACCTTGAATGGCTGGCGGGCTTTGCCGCGCTGAAACAGGCCGCCCCGGATCGCGCTCTGGCCCATTTCGAGCATCTGGAAACCGTGGTGGGCAGCGCCATCAGCACGGCGCGGGCACTGTATTGGCAGGGGCGTGCGCTGGAAGCGCAGGGCAATCTCAAGGCCGCCGAGCAAGCCTGGCGCAGGGCCGCCGCCCATCCGGGCGTCTATTATGGTCAGCTTGCCATGGAAAAGCTGCGTGGCGTCATGCCGCCGGAATTCGCGATCACCGGTCGCGGGGAAACCACCCTCCCCGACTGGCGTGGCAGCACGCTGAGCGAGAACAGCGTTTTCGAAGCGGGGCTGTGGCTGCTGGCGACGGGCCGCCTGAATGACGCGCAGCGATTCTTCCTGCATCTGTCGGAAACGGCCGCGCCCGAGGATATCGCCCGCATGGCACGGCTGATGATCGAGGCCGGCGCGCCATGGCACGGGCTGCGCCTGTCCAAACGCGCCGCGGATCAGGGCGTGATCTATCCCGCCGCGCATTTCCCTCTGACCGGGCTGGAAAAGGCCGATCTGGGCCTGCCGCCGGAACTGGTCCTGTCGATCGCCCGGCAGGAATCGGAATTCAACCATACCGTCAGCAGCCATGTCGGCGCACAGGGCCTGATGCAGTTGATGCCGGGCACCGCCAAACAGATGGCCCGCAAATTGGGCGAACCCTATCAGCCCGAACGCCTGACCACCGACCCCGCCTACAACGCCCGGCTGGGCAGCGCCTATCTGGCAGGGTTGCGCGACAGGTTCGGCACATCGACCGCCTTGACCGCTTCGGGCTATAATGCCGGACCGGGGCGGCCCGCCAGGTGGTTGAAAGATTTTGGCGATCTGCGCCGCGATTTCGATCCGGTGGATTGGGTCGAACTGATTCCCTTTGATGAAACCCGCAATTATGTCATGCGCGTCACCGAGGCGATGCCGATCTATCGCGCCCGCATCCAGGGCAAACCTGCCCCCATCGTGCCGACCTGGGATCTGACCGGAGGCGGATTGATGCCGCCGCCGCCCCTGCGCCTGACGCTGGCGCTGTCATCGCGCCCGCCGGTCAAGCCGCTGATCGGCCCGCAATTGCCCGAAGGCTGGGTCAGGCCGATTTCACCTGTGCCCGCCACAGAGTGA
- a CDS encoding LysR family transcriptional regulator, with product MHLELRHLRTVRAIHEQGGLARAAETLNITQSALSHQVKALEEQAGVELFVRRAKPMRLSAAGMRLLRLAEQVLPLVAATEAEFKGVEAGRVGRLHIAMECHACFDWLLPVLDIFRRAWPDVDVDIRQRLAFGALPALAREEVDLVISSDPEDVPGVTYQPLFDYAPTLVVPAGHPLVAKGFAEPQDLAGETLITYPMERGRLDVFSQFLTPAGVEPAHHRQVELTAVTLMLVASGRGVAVMPDWVLRREVANDELAMLPLGRGGILRRLFAAVREDDLSQPYMAHVLRLSRTEPLRMLRGSVA from the coding sequence ATGCATCTGGAATTGCGACATCTGCGGACCGTGCGCGCCATTCACGAACAGGGCGGTCTGGCCCGCGCGGCCGAGACGCTGAACATCACGCAATCGGCCCTGTCCCACCAGGTCAAGGCGCTGGAAGAGCAGGCTGGGGTCGAGCTTTTCGTGCGTCGCGCCAAGCCGATGCGCCTGTCCGCGGCGGGAATGCGGCTGCTGCGGCTGGCCGAGCAGGTCCTGCCATTGGTGGCGGCCACCGAGGCTGAATTCAAGGGCGTCGAGGCAGGTCGGGTCGGGCGGCTGCACATTGCGATGGAATGTCACGCCTGTTTTGACTGGTTGTTGCCGGTTCTGGATATCTTTCGTCGCGCATGGCCCGATGTCGATGTCGACATCCGGCAAAGGCTGGCCTTTGGCGCCCTGCCTGCGCTGGCCCGCGAAGAGGTCGATCTGGTCATCTCTTCGGATCCCGAGGATGTACCGGGCGTGACCTATCAGCCGCTATTCGATTACGCGCCCACCCTGGTTGTGCCTGCCGGACATCCGCTGGTCGCCAAGGGATTTGCCGAGCCGCAGGATCTGGCCGGAGAGACCCTGATCACCTATCCGATGGAGCGCGGCCGACTGGATGTGTTCAGCCAGTTCCTGACCCCGGCAGGTGTCGAACCAGCGCATCACCGGCAGGTGGAACTGACCGCCGTGACCCTGATGCTGGTGGCTTCGGGGCGGGGCGTGGCGGTCATGCCCGACTGGGTCTTGCGGCGCGAGGTCGCCAATGACGAGCTGGCGATGTTGCCGCTGGGGCGCGGGGGAATCCTGCGGCGACTGTTCGCTGCGGTGCGCGAAGACGACCTGTCGCAGCCCTATATGGCCCATGTCCTGAGGCTTTCGCGCACCGAGCCCTTGCGAATGCTGCGCGGATCCGTCGCCTGA
- a CDS encoding DUF2235 domain-containing protein, with protein MNGNRPTTYHVVLMDGTFASLAEGRRSSIGRIHSLLSGKEGLPTLPAGQIRLYYGVGQQWNRWQTLPDLAMGRVLERRIVNAYGWLASRYRPGDQIFLIGYSRGAFAVRSLAGMIGRVGLLRAEAATERNIRLAWHYYRNGGSDRHREMFRNRRSHPGVTIRMVGCFDTVMALGLRLPLLWMLTEPLFRFHDAHLVPEVEHGFQALALDETRAAFAPILWDDTKCKGRIQQMWFRGVHPDVGGQLSGREFARPLANIPLVWMLERAEAVGLPLPQNWRNLFPCDPAAPSVGSWRGWGKAFLARAPRTAGHYQCEELHSSIDPDSYDGPALLVNRFAPANAPRSRRPRRRPSSPPQDKGVTTPQDQGAVVPRDTASAGPPAPPGGGEAQATASSSRAG; from the coding sequence ATGAATGGGAATCGCCCGACGACATATCACGTGGTGCTGATGGACGGCACATTTGCCTCGCTGGCCGAAGGGCGGCGCAGTTCCATAGGCCGCATTCATTCATTGCTCAGCGGCAAGGAAGGCCTGCCGACCCTGCCTGCCGGGCAGATCCGCCTGTATTATGGCGTCGGCCAGCAATGGAACCGCTGGCAGACCTTGCCGGATCTGGCCATGGGTCGGGTGCTGGAGCGGCGGATTGTCAATGCCTATGGCTGGCTGGCATCACGCTATCGTCCCGGCGACCAGATCTTCCTGATCGGCTATTCACGCGGGGCCTTTGCGGTGCGCAGTCTGGCAGGCATGATCGGCCGCGTCGGCCTGTTGCGGGCCGAGGCCGCGACCGAGCGCAATATCCGGCTGGCCTGGCATTACTATCGCAATGGTGGCTCGGACCGACATCGCGAGATGTTTCGCAATCGCCGTTCGCATCCCGGTGTCACGATCCGCATGGTCGGCTGTTTCGACACCGTCATGGCGCTGGGGCTGCGACTGCCGTTGCTGTGGATGTTGACCGAGCCGCTGTTCCGCTTTCACGACGCCCATCTTGTGCCCGAGGTCGAACATGGGTTTCAGGCGCTGGCGCTGGATGAAACGCGGGCCGCATTTGCGCCGATCCTGTGGGATGACACCAAATGCAAGGGACGTATCCAGCAGATGTGGTTCCGAGGTGTGCATCCCGATGTCGGCGGCCAGTTGAGTGGTCGCGAGTTCGCCCGGCCGCTGGCCAATATTCCGCTGGTCTGGATGCTTGAGCGCGCCGAAGCGGTCGGCCTGCCGCTGCCGCAGAACTGGCGCAATCTGTTCCCCTGTGATCCGGCGGCTCCTTCGGTGGGCAGCTGGCGCGGCTGGGGCAAGGCCTTTCTGGCCCGTGCGCCACGCACCGCAGGACATTATCAATGCGAGGAACTGCATTCCTCGATCGATCCTGACAGCTATGATGGGCCGGCCTTGCTGGTGAACAGGTTTGCCCCGGCAAATGCGCCCAGATCGAGGCGGCCCAGGCGGAGGCCGTCATCGCCACCGCAAGACAAGGGCGTAACCACGCCGCAGGATCAGGGGGCGGTTGTCCCGCGTGACACAGCGTCCGCCGGACCCCCGGCTCCGCCGGGTGGCGGCGAAGCTCAGGCGACGGCTTCCAGTTCGCGGGCGGGGTGA
- a CDS encoding DoxX family protein yields the protein MTTSSMAARGISLLHKLNGIAGHLPYAIAGLAARIFPAAVFWTSGQTKLDGLTLKSSTFYLFEHEYGLPLIPPEIAARLATTAEHVFPVLLVLGLFTRLSALALLGMTAVIQIFVYPSAWQTHGLWAACFLVLLSRGPGAWSLDRILGLDRARD from the coding sequence ATGACCACGTCATCCATGGCCGCACGGGGAATCTCCTTGCTGCACAAGCTGAACGGAATCGCCGGACATCTGCCCTATGCGATTGCCGGGCTGGCGGCGCGAATCTTTCCGGCCGCAGTATTCTGGACCAGCGGACAGACAAAGCTTGACGGGCTGACGCTGAAATCCTCGACCTTCTATCTGTTCGAACACGAATATGGCCTGCCCCTGATCCCGCCCGAGATCGCCGCCCGCCTGGCCACCACGGCCGAACATGTCTTTCCGGTCCTGCTGGTGCTGGGCCTGTTCACGCGACTGTCCGCACTGGCCCTGCTGGGCATGACGGCGGTGATCCAGATCTTCGTCTATCCCTCGGCCTGGCAGACGCATGGGCTGTGGGCGGCCTGTTTCCTCGTGCTGCTGTCACGCGGACCCGGCGCCTGGTCACTGGATCGGATTCTGGGTCTGGACCGGGCGCGCGACTGA
- the dapA gene encoding 4-hydroxy-tetrahydrodipicolinate synthase, producing MFKGSLPALVTPFTADGDLDLDTLKKLVEWHIDQGSHGLVPVGTTGESPTLTHEEHRQVIEEVVQLAAGRVPVIAGAGSNATREGIGLIRHAQDVGADAALVVTPYYNKPTQAGLIAHYTALAEAVDLPIVIYNIPGRSVIDMLPETMGVLSRLPQIVGVKDATGKLERVSQQRITCGTDFIQLSGEDATALGFNAHGGVGCISVTANVAPKLCAQFQEATLRGDYAAALEIQDKLMPLHNAIFVEPGVAGAKYAMSRLGLCNERVRLPLTPLTDPTRRLIDAALEHAGLI from the coding sequence ATGTTCAAAGGGTCTCTGCCTGCCCTGGTCACGCCGTTCACAGCGGACGGCGATCTGGATCTGGACACGCTGAAGAAGCTGGTCGAATGGCATATCGATCAGGGAAGCCACGGGCTGGTTCCGGTCGGCACGACAGGCGAAAGCCCGACGCTGACGCATGAAGAGCATCGCCAGGTCATCGAAGAGGTCGTGCAACTGGCCGCAGGCCGTGTTCCGGTCATTGCCGGGGCCGGGTCCAATGCGACCCGCGAGGGTATCGGGCTGATCCGCCATGCGCAGGATGTCGGGGCGGATGCGGCGCTGGTCGTCACGCCCTATTACAACAAGCCCACGCAGGCCGGCCTGATCGCCCATTACACGGCGCTGGCCGAGGCGGTGGACCTGCCGATCGTCATCTACAACATCCCGGGCCGCTCGGTCATCGACATGCTGCCCGAGACGATGGGCGTCCTGTCGCGTCTGCCACAGATCGTCGGGGTCAAGGATGCCACCGGCAAACTGGAGCGTGTCAGCCAGCAGCGCATCACCTGCGGCACGGATTTCATCCAGTTGTCGGGCGAGGATGCAACGGCACTGGGCTTCAACGCGCATGGCGGGGTTGGCTGTATCAGCGTGACCGCCAATGTCGCGCCGAAACTCTGCGCCCAGTTCCAGGAGGCGACCCTGCGCGGAGATTACGCCGCTGCGCTGGAAATCCAGGACAAGCTGATGCCGCTGCACAATGCCATTTTCGTCGAACCGGGCGTGGCGGGGGCGAAATATGCCATGTCGCGGCTGGGGCTGTGCAATGAACGCGTGCGCCTGCCGCTGACGCCGCTGACGGATCCGACTCGTCGCCTGATCGATGCGGCGCTGGAACATGCCGGCCTGATCTGA
- a CDS encoding Lrp/AsnC family transcriptional regulator: MDDLDQKILMLLSQDARMSVTLLARRMKVARSTVQARLERLEKTGAIAGYTLRLGGNARLAHIRATVMVAIEPRSLPAILGRLKQMPQVERIHTTSGRVDLLLQLATSSTAELDETLDRIGALEGVRSSESLIHLSTKLDRAL, translated from the coding sequence TTGGACGACCTGGACCAGAAGATTCTGATGCTGCTGTCACAGGATGCGCGCATGTCGGTGACATTGCTGGCACGACGCATGAAGGTCGCGCGTTCGACCGTGCAGGCCCGTCTTGAACGCCTGGAAAAGACCGGAGCCATCGCCGGCTATACGCTGCGACTGGGTGGAAACGCCCGGCTGGCCCATATTCGCGCCACCGTCATGGTGGCCATCGAACCACGCAGCCTGCCCGCGATCCTGGGTCGATTGAAGCAAATGCCGCAGGTCGAGCGGATCCACACCACAAGCGGTCGCGTCGACCTGTTGCTGCAATTGGCAACCAGTTCGACCGCCGAACTGGACGAGACGCTGGACCGGATTGGTGCGTTGGAGGGCGTGCGAAGCTCGGAGAGCCTGATCCATCTGTCCACCAAACTGGATCGGGCCCTGTGA
- a CDS encoding type III PLP-dependent enzyme, with product MGQQKTVWDNPAELIRQLQPENPVLAFAPTVLQEKARRFIAGFPGLVTYAVKSNPDEAVIQNLVTAGLTGFDVASPHEIDLVGRMAPRAARHYHNPVRSTAEIAQAVDAGITSWSVDSQSELDKLFAQVPVSIGDRRVEISPRFKLPVMGAVYDFGSKFGATPELAAELLAKVAARGYVPSLTFHPGTQCVDPIAWESYISVAREICDAAGVRARRLNVGGGFPSHRVSGVEPDLTSIFTEIADTVNEVFADEAPALVCEPGRALCADAFSLIARVKGVRDGGDVFLNDGVYGGLAELPIVGNLDRIDVLTPQGIARSGELTGRVVFGPTCDSVDRLPGELSLPSDIAEGDYVVFHGAGAYSTVTNTRFNGFGLLTNATVMAFD from the coding sequence ATGGGACAACAAAAGACCGTTTGGGATAATCCGGCCGAACTGATCCGTCAGCTGCAGCCTGAAAATCCTGTTCTGGCCTTTGCGCCGACCGTGCTGCAGGAAAAGGCACGTCGGTTTATTGCCGGTTTTCCGGGGCTGGTCACCTATGCGGTCAAATCCAATCCGGATGAAGCCGTGATACAGAACCTGGTGACGGCCGGGCTGACCGGCTTTGACGTGGCTTCACCCCATGAAATCGACCTCGTTGGCAGGATGGCGCCACGGGCTGCGCGCCATTACCACAATCCGGTGCGTTCCACCGCCGAGATCGCGCAAGCGGTCGATGCCGGGATCACCTCATGGTCGGTGGACAGCCAGAGCGAGTTGGACAAGCTGTTTGCGCAGGTGCCCGTTTCCATCGGTGATCGAAGGGTCGAGATCTCGCCGCGCTTCAAGCTGCCGGTGATGGGGGCGGTCTATGATTTTGGCTCGAAATTCGGGGCGACACCCGAACTGGCGGCAGAACTGTTGGCCAAGGTCGCTGCGCGGGGCTATGTGCCGTCGCTGACCTTTCATCCGGGCACGCAATGTGTCGATCCGATCGCCTGGGAAAGCTATATCAGCGTTGCGCGGGAAATCTGTGATGCCGCGGGTGTGCGGGCAAGGCGGCTGAATGTCGGCGGCGGCTTTCCCTCGCATCGGGTCAGCGGGGTCGAGCCCGACCTGACCTCGATCTTTACCGAGATCGCAGACACCGTGAACGAGGTTTTCGCCGATGAGGCCCCGGCATTGGTATGCGAGCCCGGCCGGGCGCTTTGTGCGGATGCGTTTTCCCTGATCGCACGGGTCAAGGGCGTGCGCGACGGCGGGGATGTCTTTCTGAATGACGGCGTCTATGGCGGGTTGGCCGAACTGCCGATCGTCGGCAATCTTGATCGCATCGATGTGCTGACGCCGCAGGGTATCGCGCGCAGCGGAGAACTGACCGGTCGCGTCGTCTTTGGTCCGACCTGTGATTCGGTAGACCGCCTGCCCGGCGAACTGAGCCTGCCGTCCGACATTGCGGAAGGGGATTATGTCGTCTTCCACGGTGCGGGGGCCTATTCGACCGTGACCAATACGCGCTTCAACGGTTTCGGATTGCTGACAAATGCGACAGTGATGGCTTTCGATTAA
- a CDS encoding inositol monophosphatase family protein, with amino-acid sequence MMASANLNIMIKAARKAGRALVKDFREVENLQVSVKGAGDFVSKADQEAERIIKEELRGARPTYGWLGEETGEAAGEDPTRRWIVDPLDGTTNFLHGLPHWAISIALEHKKEIVAAVIFDAAKDEMFVAEKGSGAFMNDQRMRVSGRRQLTDSLFATGIPFAGRGPLPAALKDLARLMPLTSGVRRLGAASLDLAYVASGRYDGYWERGNKPWDVAAGILMVREAGGFVEGIREGDDPLESGRMIAANPQVFEAFSKVIRTRD; translated from the coding sequence GTGATGGCAAGCGCCAATCTGAACATCATGATCAAGGCCGCCCGCAAGGCCGGGCGCGCCCTTGTCAAAGACTTCCGCGAAGTCGAAAACCTGCAGGTCAGCGTCAAGGGCGCGGGCGATTTCGTCAGCAAGGCCGATCAGGAAGCCGAGCGGATCATCAAGGAAGAACTGCGCGGTGCGCGCCCGACCTATGGCTGGTTGGGCGAGGAAACCGGCGAGGCCGCCGGCGAGGATCCGACCCGGCGCTGGATCGTCGATCCGCTGGACGGCACGACGAACTTTCTGCACGGCCTGCCGCATTGGGCCATCAGCATCGCGCTGGAGCACAAGAAGGAAATCGTCGCGGCGGTCATCTTTGACGCCGCCAAGGACGAGATGTTCGTGGCCGAAAAAGGCTCGGGCGCCTTCATGAACGACCAGCGGATGCGGGTTTCGGGCCGTCGCCAGTTGACCGATTCGCTGTTCGCAACGGGCATTCCCTTCGCCGGACGCGGTCCGCTGCCTGCGGCGCTGAAGGATCTGGCGCGGCTGATGCCGCTGACCTCGGGCGTGCGTCGTCTTGGGGCGGCCTCGCTGGATTTGGCCTATGTCGCCTCGGGGCGCTATGACGGCTATTGGGAACGGGGCAACAAGCCCTGGGACGTTGCCGCCGGTATCCTGATGGTGCGTGAAGCCGGTGGTTTTGTCGAAGGTATCCGCGAAGGAGACGACCCGCTTGAATCCGGACGCATGATCGCCGCGAATCCGCAGGTCTTCGAAGCCTTTTCCAAGGTCATCCGCACCCGGGACTGA
- a CDS encoding DMT family transporter, which yields MPDNRSTQTYAASAASAPPVVAPRKPPAGPQRTGLGILLICATCLIFAIQDGFSRVLGAEYPPIFVVMLRYWAFMIFVLALVSRQPGGLRRAMRTTRPKTQVLRGIVLVVEVVFMVEAFVRLGLVETHAVFAACPMLVAALSGPVLGEKVGWRRWMAVGVGFAGILIILQPGGGVMQIESLLPFAAALMFALYGLLTRHVSRDDPAMVSFFWTAMSGGVAITLIGIWDWQWLAPVDWIWMAGLCLCATAGHYLMIRAYEVAEASALQPFAYTQLVWVTIIGVVAFGEHLRPNVVLGAVIVVAAGIFTLWRAQVKSA from the coding sequence ATGCCTGACAATCGCAGCACCCAGACCTATGCCGCATCAGCGGCCTCGGCGCCGCCGGTGGTGGCCCCGCGCAAGCCGCCGGCCGGGCCTCAGCGCACCGGGTTGGGCATTCTGCTGATTTGCGCCACCTGTCTGATCTTTGCCATACAGGATGGATTCTCGCGCGTGCTTGGCGCGGAATATCCGCCGATCTTCGTGGTGATGCTGCGCTATTGGGCCTTCATGATCTTCGTTCTGGCGCTGGTGTCGCGCCAGCCTGGCGGATTGCGCCGTGCCATGCGGACGACGCGACCAAAGACACAGGTTCTGCGGGGAATCGTGCTGGTCGTCGAAGTAGTCTTCATGGTCGAGGCCTTCGTGCGGCTGGGGCTGGTGGAAACGCATGCCGTCTTTGCCGCCTGTCCGATGCTGGTTGCCGCATTGTCGGGGCCGGTTCTGGGAGAAAAGGTCGGCTGGCGGCGCTGGATGGCCGTGGGTGTCGGCTTTGCCGGGATCCTGATCATCCTGCAGCCGGGGGGCGGTGTCATGCAGATCGAATCGCTCTTGCCCTTTGCGGCGGCGCTGATGTTTGCGCTCTATGGTCTGTTGACGCGCCATGTGTCGCGCGACGATCCGGCCATGGTCAGCTTTTTCTGGACGGCGATGTCGGGTGGCGTGGCCATTACCCTGATCGGCATCTGGGATTGGCAATGGCTGGCGCCGGTTGACTGGATCTGGATGGCGGGGCTGTGCCTCTGCGCCACGGCCGGCCATTACCTGATGATCCGTGCCTATGAGGTCGCCGAGGCATCCGCCCTGCAGCCCTTCGCCTATACCCAGCTTGTCTGGGTGACCATCATCGGGGTGGTGGCCTTTGGCGAGCATCTGCGCCCCAATGTGGTCCTCGGTGCCGTGATCGTTGTCGCAGCGGGCATATTCACTCTGTGGCGGGCACAGGTGAAATCGGCCTGA
- a CDS encoding DNA-binding domain-containing protein, which translates to MPPHSDFTQTFRQALSGGDIPDFVTATDPDEAAQRFAVYRNNVAHSLREALARRFPVIRRLVGAEFFDAMAGEFIAAHPPGSPVLQEWGGDFAGFLGLFPPVSGLPYLPDVARVEWARGRAYHAADLLPLPAEQLRDDQPLHLHPSVKILRSSYPVVSIWQANQSGQDGRLRAGGAEIALIWRKADFDVPVERLSPQDADFITGLLQGKTLGLAASDRDPVPMLTLLLRDGLICKKETTQ; encoded by the coding sequence ATGCCGCCGCACAGTGATTTTACCCAAACTTTCCGTCAGGCCCTGTCCGGTGGCGATATCCCCGATTTCGTCACCGCGACCGATCCAGATGAGGCCGCACAGCGATTTGCGGTCTATCGCAACAATGTCGCCCACAGCCTGCGCGAGGCGCTTGCCCGCCGTTTTCCAGTCATTCGTCGCCTGGTCGGCGCCGAGTTTTTTGACGCCATGGCCGGAGAATTCATCGCCGCCCACCCGCCCGGATCCCCCGTTCTGCAGGAATGGGGCGGAGATTTTGCCGGTTTTCTGGGCCTGTTCCCGCCGGTTTCCGGCTTGCCCTATCTACCCGATGTCGCCCGCGTCGAATGGGCCCGAGGGCGCGCCTATCATGCCGCCGATCTGCTGCCCTTGCCTGCAGAGCAGTTGCGGGACGACCAGCCCCTGCATCTGCATCCTTCGGTTAAGATCCTGCGGTCCTCATATCCCGTCGTCAGCATCTGGCAGGCCAATCAAAGCGGCCAGGACGGCAGGCTGCGGGCCGGTGGCGCAGAAATCGCGCTGATCTGGCGCAAAGCGGATTTTGACGTGCCGGTTGAACGGCTGTCGCCGCAGGATGCTGATTTCATCACGGGGCTGTTGCAGGGCAAGACATTGGGTCTTGCCGCAAGTGACAGGGATCCCGTTCCCATGCTGACGCTGCTGTTGCGCGACGGCTTGATCTGCAAGAAGGAGACCACCCAATGA